A genomic segment from Tolypothrix sp. NIES-4075 encodes:
- the dusB gene encoding tRNA dihydrouridine synthase DusB — MVTLSPELKAKLSTPLKIGPLEVKSRVLQSPLSGVTDLVFRRLVRRYAPESMMYTEMVNATGLHYVKQLPKIMEVDPNERPISIQLFDCRPDFLAEAAIKAVQEGADTVDINMGCPVNKITKNGGGSSLLRQPDVAEAIVREVVKAVNVPVTVKTRIGWNDQEITILDFAKRMEDAGAQMITVHGRTRAQGYNGNARWEWIARVKEVLSIPVIGNGDIFSVEAAVRCLEQTGADGVMCSRGTLGYPFLVGEVDHFLKTGELLPAPTPIQRLECAREHLQALYEYKGDRGVRQARKHMTWYAKNFAGAADLRGQLSVVDKVQHGLDLLDRAIEQLANGYEVIEEKRIAIAQ; from the coding sequence ACCCCTAAAAATTGGACCACTTGAGGTGAAAAGCCGCGTTTTACAGTCACCTTTGTCTGGGGTGACTGATTTGGTGTTTCGCCGTTTGGTGCGTCGTTATGCGCCGGAATCGATGATGTATACGGAGATGGTCAATGCTACGGGGTTGCATTATGTCAAGCAATTGCCGAAAATTATGGAGGTAGACCCGAACGAACGCCCAATCAGCATTCAACTATTTGATTGTCGTCCGGATTTTCTCGCAGAAGCGGCGATAAAAGCGGTACAAGAAGGCGCTGATACTGTTGATATTAATATGGGCTGTCCGGTAAATAAAATCACTAAGAATGGTGGTGGTTCTTCGCTGTTGCGTCAACCAGATGTTGCTGAGGCAATTGTTCGGGAAGTGGTGAAGGCAGTAAATGTACCTGTGACGGTGAAAACACGCATCGGCTGGAATGACCAGGAAATCACGATTCTCGATTTTGCCAAACGAATGGAGGACGCAGGAGCGCAAATGATTACGGTGCATGGACGCACCCGCGCTCAAGGTTACAATGGTAACGCTCGCTGGGAATGGATTGCGCGTGTGAAAGAGGTGCTTTCTATACCCGTAATTGGCAATGGCGATATTTTCTCGGTTGAAGCTGCGGTACGTTGCTTAGAGCAAACCGGCGCTGATGGGGTAATGTGTTCGCGGGGAACTTTGGGTTATCCGTTTTTGGTGGGAGAAGTCGATCATTTTCTGAAAACGGGGGAATTATTACCAGCACCGACACCGATACAGCGTTTAGAATGTGCTAGGGAACATTTACAAGCGTTGTATGAATATAAAGGCGATCGCGGTGTGCGTCAGGCACGCAAGCATATGACATGGTATGCGAAAAACTTCGCCGGTGCTGCTGATTTACGCGGACAGTTGAGCGTCGTTGATAAAGTGCAGCACGGTCTAGATTTGCTCGATCGCGCAATTGAGCAACTCGCTAATGGCTACGAAGTTATTGAAGAAAAGAGAATCGCGATCGCACAGTAA
- a CDS encoding tetratricopeptide repeat protein — MKNAAGFKEGIKCFDQAIHISPSYYRAWYNKACYSALLGKHEEAINCLETALNIAPKKCQEKTAKDKDFCSIKDNERFRKLIPDYNAECEQNSQK, encoded by the coding sequence ATGAAAAATGCAGCAGGATTTAAAGAAGGAATTAAATGCTTCGATCAAGCCATTCATATTTCGCCTAGTTACTATAGAGCTTGGTATAATAAGGCGTGCTATTCTGCTTTGTTAGGTAAGCATGAAGAAGCAATTAATTGTTTAGAAACAGCTCTTAACATTGCTCCAAAAAAATGTCAAGAAAAAACAGCAAAAGATAAGGATTTTTGCTCAATTAAAGATAATGAAAGGTTCAGAAAATTAATTCCAGATTACAACGCAGAGTGTGAGCAAAACTCACAAAAGTAG
- a CDS encoding PIN domain-containing protein gives MAWFASLPEIPSVPGFVVMELIQDAQNMQQVRNALKLVAPLPIVWATEADCARALSDFTMYHLSNSLGLLDALIAACAVGHGATLCTFNLKHYRVVPGLVTEQPYTR, from the coding sequence ATCGCATGGTTTGCCAGTTTGCCAGAAATACCAAGTGTTCCTGGCTTCGTTGTCATGGAACTTATCCAAGATGCTCAGAACATGCAACAGGTTCGCAATGCCCTAAAGCTCGTTGCTCCTTTGCCCATAGTATGGGCTACTGAGGCTGACTGCGCTCGTGCTTTATCAGATTTCACAATGTATCACCTGTCAAATAGCTTGGGGTTGCTTGATGCTCTGATTGCTGCTTGTGCTGTTGGACATGGTGCAACACTCTGCACTTTTAATCTTAAGCATTATCGGGTTGTGCCTGGACTTGTGACGGAACAACCTTACACGCGCTAA
- a CDS encoding aminotransferase class I/II-fold pyridoxal phosphate-dependent enzyme has protein sequence MLNQNQTPLVDALKANAARPHAAFYTPGHKRGRGISPRLTDLVGEAVFRADLTELSELDNLFAPQGVIQQAQQLAAEAFGASQTYFLVNGSTCGIEAAILATCGMGDKIILPRNVHSSVVAGLILSGAMPIFVNPEYDLVLDIAHSITPASVQAALKQHPDAKAVMIVYPTYYGVCGDVEAIARITHQYNIPLLVDEAHGAHFAFHPQLPIAALAAGADLSVQSIHKTLGAMTQASMLHVQGLRIDSDRLNKALQLVQSTSPSYILLASLDAARQQMALHGFELMSRTLQLADEATTRISQIPGLSILEISPSSPCPPCPPAPLLPLPPSSFVALDKTRLTITVSGLGLTGFEAEEIVDELGVTAEFATLQNLTFIISLGNTQADIEQLVQGFITLTNHRIKKEKNDLKLPKLMWDDLITVGNCVRMSPREAFFAESETLPIQETTERICAEIVCPYPPGIPILMPGEVISQTALEYLQQIQLIGGFISGCADASLNTLKVVKTKL, from the coding sequence ATGCTGAATCAAAACCAAACACCTTTAGTAGATGCTTTAAAAGCTAATGCAGCGCGTCCTCACGCGGCTTTTTACACCCCAGGACACAAGCGAGGACGAGGAATTTCACCACGTTTAACTGATTTAGTTGGTGAAGCTGTATTTCGCGCTGATTTAACTGAGTTATCAGAGTTAGATAATTTGTTTGCACCCCAAGGAGTGATTCAACAAGCGCAACAATTAGCGGCTGAGGCTTTTGGTGCTTCACAAACATACTTTCTTGTCAATGGCTCTACCTGTGGAATTGAGGCGGCAATTCTCGCGACTTGTGGTATGGGCGATAAAATTATTTTGCCGCGAAATGTGCATTCTTCTGTGGTAGCAGGTTTAATTCTTTCTGGTGCGATGCCGATTTTTGTTAATCCTGAATATGACTTAGTTTTAGATATTGCTCACAGTATCACGCCTGCATCTGTGCAAGCAGCATTGAAACAGCATCCGGATGCGAAAGCGGTGATGATAGTTTATCCAACATATTACGGCGTTTGTGGAGATGTGGAAGCGATCGCTCGCATTACCCACCAATACAATATCCCTTTACTGGTAGACGAAGCACACGGCGCACACTTCGCATTTCATCCCCAATTGCCGATCGCAGCTTTAGCCGCAGGTGCAGATTTAAGCGTACAATCTATCCATAAAACACTTGGGGCGATGACTCAAGCATCGATGTTGCATGTTCAGGGGTTGAGGATAGATAGCGATCGCCTAAATAAAGCTTTGCAATTAGTACAATCCACCAGTCCTAGTTACATACTTCTTGCTTCTTTAGATGCAGCACGTCAGCAAATGGCTTTGCATGGCTTTGAGTTAATGTCCCGCACCTTACAACTTGCAGATGAAGCCACAACTAGAATCAGCCAAATTCCCGGATTATCAATTTTAGAAATCTCCCCCAGCTCCCCCTGCCCCCCCTGCCCCCCTGCTCCCCTGCTCCCCCTCCCCCCCTCCTCCTTCGTAGCTTTAGACAAAACTCGCTTAACTATCACGGTTTCCGGCTTAGGTTTAACTGGCTTTGAAGCTGAGGAAATTGTTGATGAGCTAGGTGTGACAGCAGAATTTGCAACCTTGCAAAATCTCACCTTTATTATCAGCTTGGGTAACACACAAGCTGATATTGAGCAATTGGTGCAAGGTTTCATCACTCTTACCAATCACCGCATCAAAAAAGAGAAAAATGACTTGAAATTGCCTAAGCTTATGTGGGATGATTTGATTACTGTGGGTAATTGTGTGCGTATGTCGCCTAGAGAAGCTTTTTTTGCTGAAAGTGAAACATTACCCATCCAAGAAACTACAGAAAGGATTTGTGCCGAAATTGTCTGCCCTTATCCTCCGGGAATTCCGATTTTAATGCCGGGAGAAGTCATTAGCCAAACAGCTTTAGAGTATTTGCAACAGATTCAGTTAATAGGTGGATTTATCAGCGGTTGTGCGGATGCTAGCCTAAATACACTTAAGGTTGTCAAGACTAAACTTTAG
- a CDS encoding tetratricopeptide repeat protein yields the protein MKNHLNRSQTLLSISISIYLLMVSGTFAVSLWLMVNPREGSVLPDTTRDYIEKEVDRSYGRFATQFNFAIFLIGTSVWILRQSVISQLKADVEKDLGATLRNELEETIQKDVKEEADKQVEAGIKSKLDDYLSENKIADSLEKTLSLDRKLKAQLEKSRIIEELSMFIPPEEVFFQEQTDPKIQERLKKLVSELTDHIESHIESHKESLSLTVDDYTKLGDALYCLENYEKAEEQYKNATKEHSEAYRALFGIGNALLRQGQNQQRQGQDEQADKLFQ from the coding sequence ATGAAAAATCACTTGAATAGATCGCAAACACTTCTATCTATCTCCATTAGTATTTATCTGCTGATGGTGTCGGGAACATTTGCAGTTAGCCTCTGGCTGATGGTCAATCCTAGAGAAGGGAGTGTTTTGCCAGATACAACAAGAGATTATATTGAAAAAGAGGTGGATCGGTCATATGGTAGGTTTGCTACTCAATTTAACTTTGCAATATTCTTAATAGGCACTTCTGTATGGATTTTGCGACAGAGTGTAATTAGTCAATTAAAAGCTGACGTAGAAAAAGATTTGGGCGCAACCCTTAGAAACGAGTTAGAAGAAACAATACAAAAAGATGTAAAGGAAGAGGCAGACAAACAAGTAGAGGCAGGAATAAAATCAAAATTAGACGACTATTTAAGTGAGAATAAGATTGCAGATTCTCTCGAAAAAACACTCAGTTTGGATCGCAAATTAAAGGCTCAATTGGAAAAAAGTAGAATAATTGAAGAACTCTCAATGTTTATTCCACCGGAAGAAGTCTTTTTTCAAGAACAAACTGACCCGAAAATACAAGAAAGACTAAAAAAATTAGTATCTGAACTAACGGATCATATCGAATCACACATCGAATCACACAAGGAATCATTATCTCTGACAGTTGATGACTATACAAAGTTAGGCGATGCTCTTTATTGTCTGGAGAATTATGAAAAAGCAGAAGAACAATACAAAAACGCGACTAAAGAGCATTCTGAGGCATATAGAGCATTATTTGGTATTGGTAATGCACTACTAAGACAAGGACAAAATCAACAAAGGCAAGGACAGGATGAACAGGCAGATAAACTATTTCAGTAA